A genomic stretch from Styela clava chromosome 5, kaStyClav1.hap1.2, whole genome shotgun sequence includes:
- the LOC120344255 gene encoding glutamine-dependent NAD(+) synthetase-like: MGRKVTLAVCGMGQWALDFEGNYNRIVKSIQESHRRGAAYRSGSELEICGYGCADHFYESDTILHCFEVLAKLLEREESKTMICDVGMPILHKNVRYNCRVIFMYRNILLIRPKMELANQHNYREYRWFCPWVKHKVVEDFYLPRIISSITGQTSVPFGDGLLSTIDTCIGNEICEELWSPNSSHISQSLDGCEIIVNASGSHHQLRKLNKRMELIISASAKCGGVYMFSNQIGCDGDRLYYDGSSVIVVNGEIVALGPQFSLNEIEVVTATVDLEDIRAYKAEISSRNIQATKSSPYPRVRVDFSLSADDQHSAIAIPSVAPIRVRYHSPEEEIALGPACWLWDYLRRSSMSGFFLPLSGGVDSSSVACIVFSMCVQVHKAIENCNKHVLNELRRITNQPEFLPKNPQEICQQLFTTCYMATENSSVETRSRASGLAKCIGSYHYNINVDAVVNACIMVFTSVTGFIPKFRVNGGTDRENIALQNVQARTRMVMAYLFAHLSMWVRNKPGGLLVLGSANVDEALRGYFTKYDCSSADLNPIGGISKTDLRSFIRYAIDNFNIPPLKEVIEAPPTAELEPLLEGELVQTDEQDMGMTYDELSIYGKLRKIAACGPYSMFCKLLHMWEGLHSPSQVAAKVKHFFHSYGINRHKMTTLTPSYHAENYSPDDNRFDLRQFLYPRLTWQYRKIDESVKILERSERK; the protein is encoded by the exons ATGGGTAGAAAAGTTACATTGGCTGTCTGTGGTATGGGTCAGTGGGCGTTAGATTTTGAAGGAAATTATAACAGAATCGTAAAAAGCATTCAAGAATCTCATCGAAGAGGTGCCGCCTATAGATCAGGATCTGAACTTGAAATATGTGGCTATGGATGTGCAGATCACTTTTATGAAAGTGACACAATTCTGCATTGCTTTGAG GTTCTTGCAAAGTTACTTGAACGAGAAGAATCCAAGACAATGATTTGTGATGTTGGGATGCCAATTCTTCATAAAAACGTCAGATACAACTGCAGAGTTATATTCATGTACAGGAACATTCTTCTCATCAGACCAAAAATGGAATTGGCAAATCAA CATAACTACAGAGAATACAGATGGTTTTGTCCATGGGTTAAGCACAAAGTTGTGGAAGATTTTTATTTACCCAGGATAATAAGCAGTATTACAG GTCAGACGTCAGTTCCATTCGGAGATGGCCTTCTGTCGACAATCGACACTTGTATTGGGAATGAAATATGTGAAGAACTTTGGTCTCCAAACTCATCTCACATCAGTCAGTCATTGGATGGTTGTGAAATAATTGTAAATGCAAGTGGAAGTCATCATCAATTAAGAAAGTTGAACAAGCG AATGGAGCTCATCATATCAGCCTCTGCAAAATGTGGTGGAGTATACATGTTCTCAAACCAGATCGGTTGTGATGGAGATCGTTTATATTATGATGGTTCATCAGTAATTGTTGTTAACGGTGAAATTGTAGCACTAGGACCTCAATTTTCACTCAATGAAATTGAAGTTGTCACAGCAACTGTGGACCTAGAGGACATCAGAGCTTATAA GGCTGAAATATCGAGTCGAAATATTCAAGCAACAAAATCTAGTCCTTATCCAAGAGTTAGAGTTGATTTTTCTTTGTCAGCAGATGACCAACATTCTGCAATTGCTATTCCTTCTGTTGCCCCAATTCGAGTAAG ATATCACTCTCCGGAAGAAGAAATCGCACTCGGACCAGCTTGTTGGTTGTGGGATTACTTGCGTCGTAGTTCCATGTCTGGATTCTTTCTCCCTCTCAGTGGAGGAGTTGATAGTTCATCTGTTGCTTGTATTGTTTTTTCTATGTGTGTTCAG GTGCACAAAGCcattgaaaattgtaataaacaTGTTTTAAACGAGTTGAGAAGAATAACAAACCAACCAGAATTTTTACCAAAGAATCCCCAAGAAATTTGTCAACAACTTTTTACAACTTGTTATATGGCTACTGAAAATTCTTCAG TGGAAACTCGTTCTCGTGCGTCTGGTCTTGCAAAATGCATTGGTTCGTATCATTACAATATTAACGTTGATGCCGTAGTAAATGCATGCATCATGGTCTTCACATCCGTAACTGGTTTTATACCAAAATTCAGAGTGAATGGTGGAACAGACAGAGAAAACATTGCTTTGCAGAATGTTCAAGCAAGAACCAG GATGGTGATGGCTTACCTTTTTGCACATCTATCAATGTGGGTGAGAAATAAACCAGGTGGTCTGTTGGTGCTTGGTTCAGCAAATGTCGATGAAGCATTGAGAGGATACTTTACAAA GTATGACTGTTCAAGTGCTGATCTCAATCCTATTGGAGGAATCAGTAAAACAGATTTGAGATCGTTTATAAGATATGcaattgacaattttaacattcCACCATTGAAGGAAGTGATAGAAGCACCACCAACTGCAGAACTCGAACCACTTTTAGAAG GGGAGCTAGTACAAACTGATGAACAGGATATGGGGATGACATATGATGAATTATCAATCTATGGTAAATTGAGAAAAATAGCTGCTTGTGGTCCATATAGTATGTTCTGCAAGCTATTACACATGTGGGAAGGCCTTCATTCTCCATCTCAA GTTGCAGCGAAAGTCAAACACTTCTTTCATTCATACGGCATAAATCGACATAAGATGACTACTTTAACTCCGTCGTATCATGCCGAAAATTATAGTCCGGATGATAACAGATTTGATCTACGACAGTTCTTATATCCAAGATTAACATGGCAATATAG GAAAATTGACGAGTCAGTTAAAATTCTAGAGAGAAGCGAAAGAAAATGA
- the LOC120344800 gene encoding uncharacterized protein LOC120344800 isoform X2, with product MAPGDTRKKQKTAESSSRGTKWRKREQRHYKRKSRKNPHNALVSTSENVENNISYATHHGNQAPTKGKNDIKPVESNKESKQLVCGQRLTVKPFTRSKLGKGSWPEIRIPPEIERQSAKCVQKIVAAKNEICRNWDPPSSNEIISLPQNISLLKNKSMQQQQHELGDQMASDPSLRDWLQSAKRKNKPGHPRLENTKEIADDFKSEMKQKRESVTKNIRTKFEESTLKSKSIENEEQKIDNENNANEFDVMSTLGDFGASKDIIVQDMIHTTLPGVRTMDKIREELLSMMKAVRLDDDSCEGISSTSSCCSSQKFWTANDSFDNGQTDTTSEDRPAQENNPMPWKNEMFFSKTSVKDFENKVRNNMTSRRFDFERMKTKITDEQQLDERRKQHSSRGNSNGKKQRHSPPWCKDCDWFDEMLTVNDATDSENDSYKNLHLHKPSFKKLKGFSPALTLSKSCDWFDEMYKKDDVSDYNFCDIERNIPSFMRIEKPSPLGKISPLDCLYNKPFNL from the exons ATGGCTCCTGGCGATACAAGAAAGAAACAAAAAACTGCCGAATCCTCGTCTAGAGGAACTAAGTGGAGAAAGCGAGAACAGCGTCATTACAAACGTAAATCACGCAAGAATCCTCACAATGCTCTTGTAAGCACATctgaaaacgttgaaaataacATCAGTTACGCGACACACCACGGGAACCAAGCACCAACCAAAGGGAAGAATGATATTAAACCTGTTGAATCGAACA AAGAATCCAAACAGCTGGTATGTGGTCAGCGGTTAACTGTAAAACCTTTCACCCGAAGCAAGCTCGGAAAAGGATCGTGGCCTGAGATACGAATACCGCCCGAGATTGAGCGTCAGTCTGCAAAATGTGTGCAAAAGATTGTTGCGGCCAAAAACGAAA TTTGTCGAAATTGGGACCCGCCATCGTCCAATGAGATTATTTCGCTGCCACAAAATATATCTCTACTCAAAAACAAAAGcatgcaacaacaacaacacgaACTGGGGGACCAAATGGCTTCTGACCCAAGTTTACGTGATTGGCTTCAAAGCGCAAAACGGAAGAATAAGCCAG GTCATCCAAGACTAGAAAATACAAAAGAAATTGCTGATGATTTCAAATCAGAAATGAAACAGAAACGAGAATCTGTAACGAAGAATATAAGAACAAAGTTTGAGg AAAGTACTTTAAAGTCTAAATCAATtgaaaatgaagaacagaagataGACAATGAAAATAATGCAAATGAATTTGATGTAATGTCAACATTGGGGGATTTTGGTGCATCGAAGGATATTATAGTCCAAGATATGATTCACACCACTCTGCCAGGAGTCAG gacTATGGACAAAATAAGAGAGGAGTTGTTGTCGATGATGAAGGCCGTTCGCTTGGATGACGATTCTTGTGAA GGTATTTCTTCAACTTCATCATGTTGTTCATCTCAAAAGTTTTGGACGGCGAACGACAGCTTTGACAATGGACAAACTGATACCACATCCGAAGATCGGCCAGCACAAG AAAACAATCCCATGCCATGGAAGAATGAaatgtttttctcaaaaacaTCGGTCAAAGACTTCGAGAATAAAGTACGTAACAACATGACGTCTAGAAG ATTTGATTTCGAACGAATGAAAACGAAAATCACCGATGAACAACAATTGGATGAGAGAAGAAAACAGCATTCTAGTAGAG GAAATAGTAATGGGAAGAAACAACGGCATTCACCACCATGGTGTAAAGATTGTGATTGGTTTGATGAAATGTTGACGGTAAATGACGCTACTGACTCGGAGAATGATTCTTACAAAAACCTACATTTGCATAAGCCAAGTTTCAAGAAATTGAAGGGATTTTCTCCTGCTTTAACACTCTCCAAATCCTGTGATTGGTTCGATGAAATGTACAAGAAAGATGATGTTTCTGATTACAATTTTTGTGACATCGAGCGAAATATCCCAAGTTTCATGAGAATAGAAAAACCTTCTCCTTTAGGCAAAATTTCTCCACTCGATTGCCTCTATAATAAACCATTTAACCTCTAG
- the LOC120344256 gene encoding pseudouridylate synthase 7 homolog has product MSCRQDTDVGITSYLNPHEGFGGIIKMRFQDFLVNEIDENDQVVHLTDVTCNLPKNEVKVEPENTNKEEIVDILSDEGKEKLLSLVDNKEIEHVFLKGGASKDERAKIHQAIRYLHPQLESRTVDDSDKEEKVIKVTRATENSRGQNKKRLYPRKQLCKFVLFKRNIGTMSAISQMAKCLHLHKANGFQYAGTKDKRAVTAQLVTAPVAPERLRGLNKLKTNIKVGNFSYCSKPLQLGSLRGNHFTIVIRNITGSEKDIATAFESFTTNGFINYFGLQRFGTTSVPTHVVGIAILKSKWQEVVNLLLQPRDDETDINLNKALKEYLESGDVDAALKCLKYKSSIEGILLQGLKRFGKTQLLQAITTIPRNMRKMYVHAYQSYIWNQVASKRFKELGFKPLAGDIVLADVYENRISSNGDKDEPPVKKLRSEIISVEDDVNSIKCSSEDIKFLTEKDLEHFKIEDVLLPLPGHDVKYPENVVKNWYQEIMLKDDINIDIHMVHKVKDYSLPGAYRNIVTLPSRVEYDTIRYDDYTVPLLQTDLEKLNDIEETANVPDGKFLAMRLQFSLPSSCYATVALRELMKTDLSLSAQKKLNDDHGSVEVETKND; this is encoded by the coding sequence ATGAGTTGTAGACAAGATACTGATGTAGGAATTACGAGTTATTTGAATCCACATGAAGGATTTGGTGGAATTATTAAAATGAGATTTCAAGATTTTTTGGTGAATGAAATAGATGAAAATGATCAAGTTGTTCATCTCACGGATGTCACCTGCAATTTACCAAAAAATGAAGTTAAAGTAGAACCAGAAAATACAAACAAAGAAGAAATTGTTGATATATTATCAGATGAAGGCAAAGAGAAGCTTCTTTCTCTGGTAGATAACAAAGAAATTGAACATGTGTTTCTTAAAGGCGGTGCCTCGAAAGATGAACGAGCTAAAATTCATCAAGCTATTCGTTATCTCCATCCTCAACTTGAAAGCCGTACTGTTGATGATTCTGACAAAGAAGAAAAAGTAATCAAAGTGACAAGAGCGACCGAAAATAGCAGAGGTCAAAATAAAAAGAGACTTTATCCTCGAAAGCAACTGTGTAAGTTCGTATTATTCAAACGAAACATTGGAACTATGTCTGCTATAAGTCAAATGGCTAAATGTCTTCATTTGCACAAGGCAAATGGTTTTCAATATGCTGGCACTAAGGATAAAAGAGCTGTCACAGCACAACTTGTCACTGCCCCAGTTGCACCTGAAAGGCTACGTGGATTGAATAAACTAAAAACAAACATAAAAGTTGGAAATTTTTCATACTGTTCAAAGCCTTTGCAATTAGGATCATTAAGAGGAAACCACTTTACTATTGTTATAAGAAACATCACTGGATCTGAAAAAGATATTGCGACCGCATTTGAGTCATTCACAACAAATggttttataaattattttgggTTGCAGAGGTTTGGCACGACATCCGTCCCAACTCATGTGGTCGGAATTGCAATACTTAAAAGCAAATGGCAAGAAGTTGTCAATTTATTACTGCAGCCGAGAGATGATGAAACTGATATAAATCTTAATAAAGCACTCAAGGAATATTTAGAGTCTGGTGATGTAGATGCTGCTTTGAAATGCCTGAAGTATAAAAGCTCAATTGAAGGTATTTTACTCCAAGGGCTTAAAAGATTCGGGAAAACGCAACTTCTACAAGCGATTACTACGATACCCCGAAACATGAGAAAAATGTATGTTCATGCTTATCAAAGTTATATATGGAATCAAGTCGCCAGTAAACGTTTTAAGGAGCTTGGATTTAAACCATTAGCAGGAGATATTGTTCTTGCTGATGTGTATGAAAACAGAATTTCTTCTAATGGCGATAAAGATGAGCCTCCAGTAAAGAAACTTCGTTCTGAAATAATCTCTGTAGAGGATGAcgtaaattcaataaaatgctCATCGGAAGATATAAAATTTCTCACAGAaaaagacttggaacatttcaaaattgaagaTGTTTTATTGCCCCTCCCAGGACATGATGTTAAGTACCCTGAAAATGTTGTCAAAAATTGGTATCAAGAAATCATGCTCAAGGATGATATCAATATAGATATACACATGGTGCATAAAGTGAAAGATTATTCTTTACCTGGTGCATACAGAAATATAGTTACCTTGCCATCGCGTGTAGAATATGACACCATTCGTTATGATGACTACACCGTGCCCCTGCTGCAAACTGACCttgaaaaattgaatgataTTGAAGAGACTGCAAATGTGCCAGATGGGAAATTCCTAGCAATGAGATTACAATTCAGCCTTCCTTCATCATGCTATGCTACTGTTGCGTTACGAGAACTCATGAAAACGGATCTCTCTTTATCTGCCCAAAAAAAACTTAACGATGATCATGGAAGTGTTGAAGTGGAAACTAAGAACGACTGA
- the LOC120344800 gene encoding uncharacterized protein LOC120344800 isoform X1 — MAPGDTRKKQKTAESSSRGTKWRKREQRHYKRKSRKNPHNALVSTSENVENNISYATHHGNQAPTKGKNDIKPVESNKESKQLVCGQRLTVKPFTRSKLGKGSWPEIRIPPEIERQSAKCVQKIVAAKNEICRNWDPPSSNEIISLPQNISLLKNKSMQQQQHELGDQMASDPSLRDWLQSAKRKNKPGHPRLENTKEIADDFKSEMKQKRESVTKNIRTKFEESTLKSKSIENEEQKIDNENNANEFDVMSTLGDFGASKDIIVQDMIHTTLPGVRTMDKIREELLSMMKAVRLDDDSCEGISSTSSCCSSQKFWTANDSFDNGQTDTTSEDRPAQENNPMPWKNEMFFSKTSVKDFENKVRNNMTSRSPVKMDKEKCIGVSGVLHRFDFERMKTKITDEQQLDERRKQHSSRGNSNGKKQRHSPPWCKDCDWFDEMLTVNDATDSENDSYKNLHLHKPSFKKLKGFSPALTLSKSCDWFDEMYKKDDVSDYNFCDIERNIPSFMRIEKPSPLGKISPLDCLYNKPFNL; from the exons ATGGCTCCTGGCGATACAAGAAAGAAACAAAAAACTGCCGAATCCTCGTCTAGAGGAACTAAGTGGAGAAAGCGAGAACAGCGTCATTACAAACGTAAATCACGCAAGAATCCTCACAATGCTCTTGTAAGCACATctgaaaacgttgaaaataacATCAGTTACGCGACACACCACGGGAACCAAGCACCAACCAAAGGGAAGAATGATATTAAACCTGTTGAATCGAACA AAGAATCCAAACAGCTGGTATGTGGTCAGCGGTTAACTGTAAAACCTTTCACCCGAAGCAAGCTCGGAAAAGGATCGTGGCCTGAGATACGAATACCGCCCGAGATTGAGCGTCAGTCTGCAAAATGTGTGCAAAAGATTGTTGCGGCCAAAAACGAAA TTTGTCGAAATTGGGACCCGCCATCGTCCAATGAGATTATTTCGCTGCCACAAAATATATCTCTACTCAAAAACAAAAGcatgcaacaacaacaacacgaACTGGGGGACCAAATGGCTTCTGACCCAAGTTTACGTGATTGGCTTCAAAGCGCAAAACGGAAGAATAAGCCAG GTCATCCAAGACTAGAAAATACAAAAGAAATTGCTGATGATTTCAAATCAGAAATGAAACAGAAACGAGAATCTGTAACGAAGAATATAAGAACAAAGTTTGAGg AAAGTACTTTAAAGTCTAAATCAATtgaaaatgaagaacagaagataGACAATGAAAATAATGCAAATGAATTTGATGTAATGTCAACATTGGGGGATTTTGGTGCATCGAAGGATATTATAGTCCAAGATATGATTCACACCACTCTGCCAGGAGTCAG gacTATGGACAAAATAAGAGAGGAGTTGTTGTCGATGATGAAGGCCGTTCGCTTGGATGACGATTCTTGTGAA GGTATTTCTTCAACTTCATCATGTTGTTCATCTCAAAAGTTTTGGACGGCGAACGACAGCTTTGACAATGGACAAACTGATACCACATCCGAAGATCGGCCAGCACAAG AAAACAATCCCATGCCATGGAAGAATGAaatgtttttctcaaaaacaTCGGTCAAAGACTTCGAGAATAAAGTACGTAACAACATGACGTCTAGAAG TCCTGTCAAAATGGACAAAGAAAAGTGTATTGGTGTTTCTGGTGTGTTACACAGATTTGATTTCGAACGAATGAAAACGAAAATCACCGATGAACAACAATTGGATGAGAGAAGAAAACAGCATTCTAGTAGAG GAAATAGTAATGGGAAGAAACAACGGCATTCACCACCATGGTGTAAAGATTGTGATTGGTTTGATGAAATGTTGACGGTAAATGACGCTACTGACTCGGAGAATGATTCTTACAAAAACCTACATTTGCATAAGCCAAGTTTCAAGAAATTGAAGGGATTTTCTCCTGCTTTAACACTCTCCAAATCCTGTGATTGGTTCGATGAAATGTACAAGAAAGATGATGTTTCTGATTACAATTTTTGTGACATCGAGCGAAATATCCCAAGTTTCATGAGAATAGAAAAACCTTCTCCTTTAGGCAAAATTTCTCCACTCGATTGCCTCTATAATAAACCATTTAACCTCTAG